A section of the Bifidobacterium sp. ESL0728 genome encodes:
- a CDS encoding polymorphic toxin type 44 domain-containing protein, which produces MVVYDSGDSDAMMNALQANLKGASEVFGRLSKGSGHLVNTVNSGMLKGAAYMAGKGMFVTYIAPMVHQLNEAVGDIRDDLDAYRTSDGQIRAVDNHIDGDLVQKQLENTNHMIDVVQQKIKTDQDKFNSMETASSSAQDAKALGTDYRKLQKQLDNLQKLKADYDEELAALQAFVDDTAPLFKDSAQVFKDAMRGVKAINSTRANVDGSVVFPPGTDMSWLAALQGDKLKSGLDPNTLPVFYRVKVTEIQDDPNLKPEDKAKKIEQIYEDWLHSLAPGAFDEYAKARRKYDKAKQDYESKYPGKKYHFVADDPGIIAADEKLSKVLLNTHVNIRVAARGLGDDVAKISFKNDLTEFYNMVQTDHPLDLKSHPYGNDNYSIWSRGWDGNPPDEKNNGYPSSDFLGNYLYGYYGSSVGFDSGTLHNGAGAAQILSDAEKWRLNFHGDNQGDSDDIDEGIKDYGKAQDKKRR; this is translated from the coding sequence ATGGTAGTTTATGATTCCGGCGATTCGGACGCAATGATGAACGCCTTGCAAGCCAACCTGAAGGGCGCCAGCGAGGTGTTCGGCCGACTCTCAAAAGGTAGTGGCCATCTTGTGAACACTGTGAACTCTGGGATGTTAAAGGGAGCGGCGTACATGGCCGGCAAGGGAATGTTCGTCACGTATATTGCTCCGATGGTGCACCAGCTCAATGAGGCTGTCGGAGATATACGGGACGATCTGGACGCATACCGCACCTCTGACGGGCAGATACGCGCGGTCGACAATCATATCGACGGTGACTTAGTCCAGAAACAGCTTGAAAACACAAACCATATGATCGATGTCGTGCAGCAAAAGATTAAGACGGATCAGGACAAGTTTAATTCGATGGAGACAGCCAGCTCTTCAGCGCAGGATGCAAAGGCTTTGGGGACAGACTACAGGAAGCTGCAGAAGCAACTTGACAATTTGCAGAAGCTAAAGGCCGATTATGATGAAGAATTGGCTGCACTTCAGGCGTTTGTTGATGATACTGCTCCGTTGTTCAAGGACAGTGCGCAAGTGTTTAAGGATGCAATGCGGGGCGTGAAGGCTATCAACAGTACACGTGCCAACGTTGATGGGTCAGTCGTATTTCCTCCCGGTACGGATATGAGTTGGTTGGCAGCGTTACAAGGGGACAAACTGAAATCCGGCTTAGATCCGAATACTCTTCCCGTCTTCTACAGAGTCAAGGTCACGGAGATTCAGGATGACCCGAATCTCAAGCCCGAAGACAAGGCCAAAAAAATTGAGCAGATCTACGAAGATTGGCTGCATTCCTTGGCTCCTGGCGCTTTTGACGAATATGCCAAAGCCAGAAGGAAATACGACAAGGCAAAACAAGACTATGAAAGCAAGTATCCCGGCAAAAAATATCATTTCGTCGCTGACGACCCCGGGATTATTGCAGCTGATGAGAAGCTTTCAAAAGTACTGCTTAATACGCATGTCAACATTCGTGTTGCTGCACGGGGCCTCGGCGATGATGTCGCTAAGATTTCGTTCAAAAACGATTTAACGGAGTTTTACAACATGGTGCAAACGGATCATCCATTAGATTTGAAAAGTCATCCTTATGGGAATGATAATTATTCTATTTGGTCGAGAGGGTGGGATGGCAACCCGCCGGATGAGAAGAACAACGGTTATCCGTCTTCGGACTTTCTTGGCAATTATCTTTATGGATATTATGGCAGTAGTGTCGGCTTCGACTCAGGAACGTTGCATAATGGAGCAGGTGCTGCCCAGATACTATCAGATGCAGAAAAGTGGCGTCTTAATTTCCATGGTGATAATCAGGGGGATTCTGATGATATCGACGAAGGAATCAAGGACTATGGCAAAGCGCAAGATAAGAAACGCCGTTAA
- a CDS encoding type II toxin-antitoxin system YafQ family toxin: MFEVAYEPTFLRDVRKLKRKHYDMGKLNRALGVLQAQDKEVLRTRYRDHALKGNLKSFRELHVEGDWLLVYQIVNKTLTLTLTRTGSHDDVL, translated from the coding sequence ATGTTTGAAGTGGCTTATGAACCGACGTTTCTGCGTGACGTCCGTAAGCTCAAACGTAAACATTACGATATGGGTAAACTCAATCGGGCCTTGGGCGTGCTGCAGGCTCAGGACAAGGAAGTGCTGAGAACCCGGTATCGCGATCACGCTTTGAAAGGTAACCTCAAATCGTTCCGCGAGTTGCACGTCGAGGGAGATTGGCTGCTTGTCTATCAAATCGTCAACAAGACGCTCACACTTACTCTCACCCGCACCGGCAGCCACGATGATGTGCTGTGA
- a CDS encoding helix-turn-helix domain-containing protein — MSIATIEARPISNNARYVLQGNGKTYKLDEKAFDAAMKAAMAVSDSNRTIGTGEAAQILGVSRKTVQRMLDANAIPYRRNGQGGNRMMLENDVIAYAKRMRSDRRSALDDMRDQAENMGLYDPANNR, encoded by the coding sequence ATGAGCATCGCGACCATTGAGGCAAGGCCAATCAGCAACAACGCACGCTATGTACTGCAAGGCAACGGTAAAACGTACAAGCTGGACGAGAAGGCTTTCGACGCCGCCATGAAAGCGGCCATGGCCGTTTCCGATTCAAACCGGACCATCGGCACCGGCGAAGCCGCCCAAATCCTTGGCGTCTCACGCAAGACTGTGCAGCGCATGCTCGACGCCAACGCTATCCCCTATCGTCGCAATGGACAGGGAGGCAACAGGATGATGCTCGAAAACGATGTCATCGCTTATGCCAAACGCATGCGATCCGATCGGCGCTCGGCTTTGGATGATATGCGCGATCAAGCCGAGAACATGGGCCTCTACGACCCGGCGAACAACCGATAG
- a CDS encoding PIN domain-containing protein — translation MESVVIDANVFFRLWVLDPILTLADEGMFQPLWSTMIMEEAERHLPEVWQNSTSEAIDSFLDTVNRAYPWAQVPDWRGYMDGLTLPDPDDRHVLAAAIAGEATTIVTMNLADFPTTELSRHNITAEHPDTFLTRLYDSDCETVTAAMHHMTQRKQHPPRTMKEEIQGLREAGLTTFADRISKKS, via the coding sequence ATGGAATCTGTGGTGATCGACGCGAACGTCTTCTTTCGCCTCTGGGTCCTTGATCCGATTCTCACCTTGGCTGACGAGGGAATGTTCCAGCCATTGTGGTCAACCATGATCATGGAAGAGGCGGAACGTCACCTGCCGGAAGTGTGGCAGAACTCGACATCCGAAGCAATCGACTCATTCCTCGACACCGTGAACCGCGCCTATCCTTGGGCACAGGTGCCCGACTGGCGGGGTTACATGGACGGACTCACACTGCCCGACCCCGATGACCGACATGTGCTCGCCGCCGCCATAGCAGGCGAGGCGACCACCATCGTCACCATGAACCTTGCCGACTTCCCCACAACCGAGCTCAGCAGGCATAACATCACAGCAGAGCACCCGGACACATTCCTCACCCGGCTCTATGATTCCGATTGTGAAACTGTTACCGCTGCCATGCACCACATGACACAACGTAAGCAACACCCTCCGCGCACCATGAAAGAGGAGATTCAGGGCCTGCGCGAGGCGGGACTCACCACATTCGCAGACAGAATCAGCAAAAAGTCATAA
- a CDS encoding type II toxin-antitoxin system RelB/DinJ family antitoxin has product MQASAARTRIQISTKKTLKEQAEALFDSLGIDLGTAVNLFLAQSVKDGGLPFRPTSISPFENAVLEAAREKPVYVGSMDEMKDIIDNV; this is encoded by the coding sequence ATGCAAGCTTCAGCAGCACGTACGCGTATCCAAATCAGTACCAAAAAAACGCTTAAGGAACAGGCGGAGGCGCTTTTCGATTCGTTGGGAATCGATTTGGGAACGGCGGTCAATCTCTTTTTGGCGCAGTCGGTGAAGGATGGGGGTTTGCCGTTCCGTCCTACCTCGATTTCCCCGTTCGAGAACGCCGTGCTTGAAGCAGCGCGCGAGAAGCCGGTCTATGTGGGAAGCATGGATGAGATGAAGGACATCATTGACAATGTTTGA
- a CDS encoding response regulator transcription factor: MIDNSMRQTGDRNNMKNVSSGGAAEAGQANTDSQNGNQPLGDHHSIRVAVVDDHEMFRAGVIATLSPHFTIVGQAPDVEGSVAMIADTKPDVVLLDVHVPGGEGGGGAEILLKSHPFSPDSAFLALSVSDSPKDVGAVIRAGARGYVTKTISGDDLISSIIQVHEGYAVFSPKLAGFVLSTFQGAGQAEHDDELDKLSHREQEVMRLIARGYTYKEIAAELFISIKTVETHVSAVLKKLQLSNRTELTRWAADRRIV, encoded by the coding sequence ATGATTGACAACAGCATGAGACAGACAGGTGACCGCAACAACATGAAAAACGTATCTAGCGGCGGAGCAGCCGAGGCCGGCCAGGCGAATACCGACTCGCAAAACGGCAATCAACCGCTCGGCGACCATCACTCCATCCGCGTAGCAGTGGTCGACGACCATGAGATGTTTCGCGCAGGGGTCATCGCCACGCTGAGCCCGCATTTCACCATCGTCGGGCAGGCACCCGATGTCGAGGGATCGGTGGCGATGATCGCCGATACCAAGCCGGATGTGGTGCTGTTGGATGTCCACGTGCCCGGCGGCGAAGGCGGTGGCGGCGCGGAGATATTGCTCAAATCACATCCGTTCTCTCCCGATTCCGCATTTCTTGCGCTTTCCGTTTCCGACTCGCCAAAAGACGTCGGGGCGGTAATCCGAGCCGGAGCACGCGGCTATGTCACCAAAACCATCAGCGGCGACGACCTTATCTCCTCAATCATCCAGGTTCATGAAGGCTACGCCGTCTTCTCGCCAAAACTGGCCGGATTCGTGCTCTCCACCTTCCAAGGAGCGGGCCAGGCAGAGCACGACGACGAACTCGACAAGCTCTCCCACCGCGAGCAGGAGGTCATGCGCCTCATCGCGCGCGGCTATACGTACAAGGAAATCGCCGCCGAGCTGTTCATCTCCATCAAAACGGTGGAAACCCACGTCAGCGCCGTGTTGAAGAAGCTCCAGCTCTCCAACCGCACCGAGCTCACGCGCTGGGCCGCCGATCGCCGGATCGTGTGA
- a CDS encoding ATP-binding protein, with translation MKPSKNAPSNGSTPDPGNQRQAPRNQPTYGWQQYVPASGFPVTPKQRLPLLRPKKKRIFCGVCRGLSLHLNVPVVWIRLAFVAATFLFGAGIVAYIFLWAFVPAGDPVTAQRKQREAQWKAEHAPLSYGNVDNIQNGQYGNDGNPLSGDTTDTANITSFSNAHRGTAQPSSPPSGASANANTNEAESDETGNGPENLAQALKNASKPSIIALIGIALIVLAMILEISPMPGDLTFGIFMALCGLGVSWIRFNAEDGQIRYLLIGVALMAIGYFICADSYTFSHHLPLSAAIAGVALLIGVALAIIPLANRFIHELSHEHALKEREEERADMTAHLHDGVLQTLALIQLHSDEPKTVFTLARKQERELRRWLYQERIPSDRSVSSGLKEIAARIEDQFGEAIDVVTVGDTQPSAQTDALLNASEQAMLNAAQHGAEPISVYCEVGGAQAEVFVRDHGDGFDQDAIPPDRLGIRQSIIGRIERRGGSVNIVSRPNWGTEVHMTMPIPKENGSADGTTAEEKQTGTGKQ, from the coding sequence ATGAAGCCATCGAAGAACGCGCCAAGCAACGGGTCAACCCCGGATCCGGGCAACCAGCGTCAAGCCCCGCGCAACCAGCCAACATACGGCTGGCAGCAATATGTGCCGGCAAGCGGATTCCCCGTGACACCGAAACAACGCCTGCCGCTGCTGCGTCCGAAAAAGAAACGCATCTTCTGCGGCGTTTGCCGCGGTCTGAGCCTGCACTTGAACGTGCCGGTGGTTTGGATTCGCTTGGCGTTCGTGGCCGCAACGTTCCTTTTCGGTGCTGGTATCGTGGCCTATATCTTTTTATGGGCGTTCGTTCCGGCCGGAGATCCGGTTACTGCCCAACGCAAGCAGCGTGAGGCGCAATGGAAGGCCGAACACGCACCTTTGTCATACGGAAACGTTGACAATATTCAAAATGGACAATACGGAAATGACGGCAATCCCCTATCCGGCGATACCACTGATACTGCCAATATCACTAGCTTTTCCAACGCCCATCGAGGAACAGCTCAACCTTCTTCGCCACCTTCAGGGGCGAGCGCAAACGCTAATACGAACGAAGCCGAAAGCGACGAAACCGGCAACGGCCCTGAAAACCTGGCCCAAGCCCTCAAGAACGCCTCGAAACCCTCGATCATCGCGCTCATCGGTATAGCGCTCATCGTCCTTGCCATGATTCTGGAAATCAGCCCAATGCCCGGCGACCTCACGTTTGGCATTTTCATGGCATTGTGCGGACTTGGAGTGTCTTGGATACGCTTCAACGCCGAAGACGGCCAGATACGTTACCTGCTTATCGGCGTGGCGCTGATGGCGATAGGCTACTTCATTTGCGCCGATTCCTACACGTTCAGCCATCATCTGCCGCTTTCCGCCGCAATCGCCGGCGTTGCGCTGCTTATAGGGGTTGCATTGGCCATCATCCCGCTCGCCAACCGGTTCATTCACGAATTGAGCCACGAGCACGCATTGAAGGAACGCGAGGAGGAGCGTGCGGATATGACCGCCCACCTACACGACGGCGTGTTGCAAACCCTCGCGCTCATCCAGCTACACAGCGACGAGCCGAAAACGGTGTTCACGCTGGCCCGCAAGCAGGAACGCGAACTGCGCCGGTGGCTGTATCAGGAACGAATACCTTCGGACCGGTCGGTAAGCAGCGGGCTCAAAGAGATTGCGGCACGCATCGAAGACCAGTTCGGCGAGGCCATCGATGTGGTCACTGTCGGCGACACACAGCCCAGTGCCCAGACCGATGCACTGCTCAATGCCAGCGAACAAGCGATGCTCAACGCCGCCCAGCATGGCGCGGAACCGATTTCGGTCTATTGCGAGGTCGGAGGGGCACAGGCCGAGGTCTTCGTACGCGATCACGGCGACGGATTCGACCAGGACGCCATTCCGCCGGACAGGCTGGGAATCCGCCAATCCATCATCGGTCGCATCGAACGCCGCGGCGGCAGCGTCAACATCGTGTCGCGCCCGAACTGGGGCACGGAAGTCCACATGACCATGCCAATTCCTAAGGAAAACGGCAGCGCTGATGGCACAACGGCAGAAGAAAAGCAAACAGGAACGGGCAAACAATGA
- the serS gene encoding serine--tRNA ligase gives MLDIQFIREHPDVVRESQRKRGESVELVDEVLKQDETRRAALKSYEEARASQKAMGKKVATAAPDEKAALIAQTKDLANKVAEYKKTSDDAAAAYTKAMWQFSNIVEPEAPEGGEDDYVVVQKVGTPRDFKAEGFEPKDHLTLGIGVAGIDMRRGVKVSGSRFYFLRGAVARMQIAMLTMAVDQAEENGFTLAITPTLVRPEVMAGTGFLNSHADEIYRLREPDDQYLVGTSEVALAGMHENEILDLGNGPLKYCGWSSCYRREAGAAGKDTSGIIRVHQFDKVEMFVYCKQEDSREMHKQLLGMEEQMLAKVEVPYRTIDTAAGDLGSSAARKFDNEAWVPTQGRYRELTSTSNCTEYQARRLNIRERTEDGSTRPVSTLNGTLATTRWLVAILENHQQKDGSIEIPKAMRPYMGGREVIEPTKWEA, from the coding sequence ATGCTAGATATTCAATTTATTCGTGAACATCCCGACGTTGTGCGGGAATCCCAGCGCAAGCGCGGGGAATCCGTCGAACTTGTCGACGAGGTTTTGAAGCAGGACGAAACCCGTCGCGCCGCCCTCAAATCGTACGAGGAAGCGCGTGCCAGCCAGAAGGCCATGGGCAAGAAGGTCGCTACCGCCGCTCCCGACGAGAAGGCCGCGCTGATCGCGCAGACCAAGGATTTGGCCAACAAGGTCGCCGAATACAAGAAGACTTCCGACGATGCAGCTGCGGCCTACACCAAGGCCATGTGGCAGTTCTCCAACATCGTCGAGCCCGAGGCCCCCGAAGGCGGTGAGGACGATTACGTGGTGGTGCAGAAGGTCGGCACGCCGCGCGATTTCAAGGCCGAGGGCTTTGAGCCCAAGGATCACCTGACGCTGGGTATCGGCGTGGCCGGCATCGACATGCGTCGTGGCGTCAAGGTCTCCGGATCGCGTTTCTACTTCCTGCGCGGCGCCGTCGCCCGCATGCAGATCGCCATGCTCACCATGGCCGTCGACCAGGCCGAGGAGAACGGCTTCACGCTGGCCATCACCCCGACGCTGGTGCGTCCAGAAGTTATGGCTGGAACCGGCTTTTTGAACTCGCACGCCGATGAGATTTATCGTTTGCGTGAACCTGATGACCAGTACTTGGTCGGCACCTCGGAAGTGGCGCTCGCTGGTATGCACGAGAACGAGATTCTTGATCTTGGCAATGGCCCGCTGAAGTATTGCGGCTGGTCGAGCTGCTACCGCCGCGAGGCCGGTGCTGCGGGCAAGGATACCTCAGGCATCATTCGCGTCCACCAGTTCGACAAGGTGGAGATGTTCGTTTACTGCAAGCAGGAAGATTCTCGCGAGATGCACAAGCAGCTGCTTGGCATGGAGGAGCAGATGCTGGCCAAGGTCGAGGTGCCTTACCGCACCATCGACACCGCCGCCGGCGACCTCGGTTCCTCCGCCGCGCGCAAGTTCGACAACGAGGCTTGGGTGCCGACACAGGGCCGTTACCGCGAGCTCACGTCCACTTCGAACTGCACCGAGTATCAGGCCCGCCGCCTCAACATCCGCGAGCGTACCGAGGACGGTTCCACCCGTCCGGTTTCCACGCTGAACGGCACGCTGGCCACCACGCGCTGGCTCGTCGCCATCCTCGAGAACCATCAGCAGAAAGACGGCTCCATCGAGATTCCGAAGGCCATGCGTCCCTACATGGGCGGCCGCGAGGTCATCGAGCCCACCAAGTGGGAGGCGTGA